The region GTATGTGTTGCTAGCTGCAAAGAAACAGGCAAGGAGTTGGTGCTTTTGGCCACCTTGTAGGCTTGAGAAGGTTCTGGATTATCTGCAGATAGATACAGTGTATGTTGATTATGTCCAGAATCATCATAGACTcgcagactggtttgggttggaagagaccttaaagctcatccagttccaatgcccttccacaggcagggacaccttccactagagcaggttgcttcaacCTTTCTTTggacactgccagtgatggggcagccacagcttctctgggcaccctgtgccagtgcctcaacaccctcagaggaaagagcttctgcctaagagctcccctcgggcaggttaaagccattccccttggcctgtccctacaggcccttgtccaaagcgcctctccaggtttcttgtagcccctttaggcactggaagcttctctaaggtcttcctaaccctaaccctcattCCCTTATTTGtatgcctttgttttttctagGATTGTTGGGAAAgttgcaaataaataaaacactgtaaATGCTGCTTAGAAATAGCTCATTTCCTTCATTCTGTAAATCCATCCCTAAAACCTTATTTGAAATCCAGGTTTTGAAGTCAGTTGTCACTGAAACATATTTGTTATTGCACAGGTTGGTTTTGCTGGACTGGACTGCAGAGACACTCAGTCCTGCCTTATGATTTTATGGCACTAGAATGGCACAAAGGGGCTTCAGAGCATCTGCTAATTGGGTTCAGGCTGTTGGGCACTGGTAGTTCTAATAGAAGAACAGGGCTGTGGAGGGTGTCCAGCTCTCTGATGTCAGTGCTATCCTTTCCCAGAACTTTGGCCTCTGTGAAGATCTCCAAGGTGAAGTACGTCATTTGGTCGGCTGACATGTCCCACGTGGCTCTGCTGGCTAAGCATGGTAAGTGGCAGGGGCGTGCAGTGTTTCATGTGGACCCTGGTGCACGCTACATCCTTCCTTGGCTGGGAGCAGAGTCCCTGCAAAAGGAACCATTCAGTGCAGTGAAGATGCTGCTGAAGATGTTCACAGCATGGGCTCTGCCGCCTTGTCTTCTGTAAGCTTGTAAAGCAGAGGACTTCTTGTACTCCTCAAAGTGATCCAGCTAATCTCTTCTATGAAACAGAGATGGTGACAGTTTATTTTTGGTTGCCATCACCTCCTTGGTGTCTGACAATGAATGCAGTTCTGTTGCTGGGATTATGGAAGAGAGAAGTCGTAATTCAGAGGCAGCTGTGTTACAGCAGAGGGGTCCCTAGCTtgtcttcctttgtttttcctctccagccATCATGATCTGCAACAGAAAGCTGGAGTCACTGTGTAACATCCATGAAAACATCCGTGTCAAGAGTGGTGCCTGGGATGAAAGTGGTGTTTTCATCTACACCACCAGCAATCACATCAAATATGCTGTCACCACAGGGTGAGTCTGGGAGTCCTTGGGCTGACAGGACTTGTGCAGACTATCAAGGGAGTTTTTTGGCCAACATGAAAGCTGAAGCTTGTGAAAGGCACTTTACTACAGCATGGATGTCCACCAAGGCAGATAATAGAGCCAAGTACTTGTGTTTGGTTGCTTACCCTGTGCCCTGGTTTTTATTGCtgggctggatggctgcactgTTCATCTGAGTGGGGTTTGCTTTTGTAACACAGGCTAAAATAACAGGCAGAGTGTTGAGCCTCCTTTGGGGGATAGAGAATGTAGTTGTgcagctgggctgtgctggtgtgCATGTCACATGTGTCCTGTGTGTTGGCAATAGGGATCATGGAATTATCCGCACCCTGGACCTGCCAATTTACGTTACCCGAGTGAAGGGGAACAATGTCTACTGCCTGGACAGAGAGTGTCGCCCCAGGGTGCTCACCATTGACCCCACAGAATTCAAATTCAAGCTGGCTTTGATCAACAGAAAGTATGATGAGGTGAGGAGACACGAGGAGCACTGTGACCTATACCTGAGGGTAGAGAGGAGTTGTTGACAGCTTCAATCTCTGCAGGTGCTGCACATGGTGAGGAATGCTAAGCTCGTGGGCCAGTCCATCATTGCCTACCTGCAGAAAAAGGGTTACCCAGAGGTGGCCCTGCACTTTGTCAAGGATGAGAAGACCCGTTTCAGCCTGGCACTGGAGTGTGGTAATATTGAGGTGAGCTGGCAGGTGGTGCTGTGGGAAAGGCATGTCATAGAGTCATCATAGAATcgtaggatggtttgggttggaagggaccttaaagatcatcaagctccaaaccctctgccatgggcagggacaccttccaccaggtTGTCCTTTAAGGCATCTCTTGCAAACCTTACTTTTTGCTGCAAGGAGGAAGAGTATTGGGAGGAAGAAATCTTAGTTGAGAGTGATATTGCTGAGGATGGTAGCAGCCTTACTAACATGCTCCAGCTGGGGGCATGATTTAGTGCAGTGAACCTTGTAATCCCATGCTTTCCATCTTGGGCATTATTAACAGAAGCCtgcaaagaaaactgctttctgcCAAGCCTTTTTAACCCTGTAAGTTCTCTCATTATATCATGTATGATATTATATCATATCCAGATTGCTCTGGAAGCAGCCAAAGCTCTGGATGACAAGAATTGCTGGGAGAAACTGGGAGAAGTGGCGTTGCTGCAGGGAAACCACCAGATTGTGGAGATGTGCTACCAGCGCACCAAGAACTTTGACAGGCTCTCCTTCCTCTATCTCATCACTGGCAATCTGGAGAAGCTTCGCAAGATGATGAAGATAGGTGAGTGGCAGGGTGGTGGcaaagaagaatgaaatgaaGAGGATCCAAGTGTCATTCCCAGAGGGAATGagcagcatagaatcatagaatagttagggttggaaaaggaccttaagatccagttccaaccccccttccatgggcaggtacacctcacactaacccatatcacccaaggcttcgtccatcctggccttgatcactgccagggatggagcattcactacctccctgggcaacccatttcagtgcctcagcaccctaacagtaaagaatttcttccttatatccaatctaaacctcccctgtttcagtctgaacctgttaccccttgtcctgtcactacagtccctaatgaatagtccctccccagcatccctataggccccatCACAGTGGAAGCCAAGAACAGCAAAGCTATCatgacttcttttccttttggttcAGCTGAGATCCGTAAAGATATGAGTGGCCACTATCAGAATGCCCTGTATCTGGGAGACGTGGCAGAGAGAGTGAGGATCCTCAAGAACTGTGGCCAGAGTGAGTAATATCAGACTAACATATGCCCCTGTTGCCTGGGGAGAAGCTGTGGCAAGGTTGCTGGGATGAAGTCATTCTGGGGGGCAGATAATCCTGTACCTGAGAAATTAAATCAGGTGAGCAGAAAGTAACCCAAGAGCTCAAGGAGACCTGAATCAACTGTAGAGCATATTCAGATCATAAGTTGTTGCCTGCACATTTCAGTCCTGAATCCAGTCTGACACCCTAAAGGTGTGATTCTACACCTTGGTATGCTGCTAATCCTTCCTTTGTGAGAGTCTGGCCATGCATGATGGTGTGGGGAGTTTCCTTTTGGCAGTGAAGAACATGTTGTATCTCATTGCAGAGTCCTTGGCCTATCTCACAGCTGCAACTCATGGTCTGGATGAGGAAGCTGAAAGCCTCAAGGAAACATTTGATCCTGAAAAGGAAACGGTTAGCAACCCCACTAATGCTTCCTGCTTCATTCCAAGAGCTCTAGGGCTTGGAAGCGTGACGGTCGATCTGGTGTTAGTGCGAATGGCCAGGCAGCTCCTTTCTGGGAGGGAGGAACCATCTCCATTCCAGTCACTGCTTATTGGGCTTGAGACCATCTATGCTGCTTGGAGGAGGGCAGGGCAAAGAATGGCATTTCCCTTATGTGGCCTTtaactgttttctgttcctttctgctcAGATTCCAGACATTGATCGCAATgcaaagctgctgcagcctcctgctcctgtcATGCCTCTGGATACCAACTGGCCACTGCTGACTGTCTCCAAGGGGTTCTTTGAAGGAACGATTGCTAGCAAAGGTATTGCTTGGGACTTGGGAAGTTGTAATAAGCTGGGATATGCACAGTGGAGTTGTCTCTGTGGCTCCTCAGCTGTTGCTGTTAACCTCAGATTTGCTGTGTGCTACTAGCAGAGGTGGGAAATCCCACATGGCATTTACACCATCTTTGGCAAATCTCTCAAGTTGTTGCCCTTTTAGCACAAGATGGGACTTAACAACTGGAGGGGAGGTTGCTGGCCTAACCTAATTCTTTGCTTAACACCTCAGAGATGAGCAAATGCCCCTCCTGCTCTTTTTGTAGGCAAAGGGGGTGCCTTGGCTGCTGATATTGATATTGACACTGTTGGCACTGAAGGCTGGGGGGaagatgcagagctgcagctggatgAAGGTGGGTGAAGCCAAGAGCCCTTCATGCACAAGTGTAAGACTGTGCCTGTGTAGGAGCTCTGTTTCTCCCCTGCTCCCTCCATGCAGATGGCTTTGTGGATGCTGGAGAGAACTTTGGAGAGGAAGGTCTAGGTAAAGGACAGGAAGAAGGAGGTGGATGGGAAGTTGAAGAAGATTTGGATCTTCCCCCTGAACTGGTAGGAGGCTTCTAATGTAGCCCAGTGGTAGTTACTTGGGAAGGCAATGACAGCCTTCAATGGTGTTATGGGGGGAGTGTGCTCTGGGCTTCTTCAGAGGCTTGGTCACCACAGCTATGGCCAGCTCTGATTTCATCTTAGTGCTGGAAACTTCCACCCTTATCCCTGTTTTGTGTGCTCCCCCAGGATGTTCCTGCTGGCCCAGCAGGGTCCGCAGAGGATGGATTCTTTGTGCCACCCACCAAGGGCACCAGCCCAGCTCAGGTAATGGCACAAGTCTTTGATTGTCTTGCTCCAGAACATTATGCTTAGGTGCTTCTTTTTTGGGGTTCAGTCCTTCTTAGCACTCACTTGTGAGCACAACACAGGAGCTGTGTTAAGGGGAGTTAGGGGTAGTGAGGGTAGGTAAGACAAATGCATGCACATAGACAGTTCCTCTTGTAAATGTTTCCCTTCTATTCATGTAGGTTTGGTGTAACAATTCTCAGCTTCCTGTTGACCACATTCTGGCAGGCTCCTTTGAGACAGCAATGAGAGTAAGTTTCCCCTGCAATGTGTAGAGAAAAGACTATCCCCATGTATTTTGTCTCTGATCTAGTCTGAAGCTTCATTTTGTGCCCTATTGTGGATCATTTTGTGCATTGGTTTCTCTGGGTATAACATAAAAGGTGCTGGGAGCCTGAGTGATGTCTGTGTGTCCTTTGGACAGCTCTTACTCAGCAGATCATTGTATCTCTTCCAGCTTCTCCATGACCAGGTGGGAGTAACAAACTTTGGACCCTACAAGCAGTTGTTCCTGCAGACCTATGCCCGTGGCCGTACAACCTACCAAGCCCTGCCATGTCTCCCTGCCATGTATGGGTACCCACATCGCAACTGGTAAGCATTGGGTCAGCTCCTTTGCTGTGCCTTGTGCCATAGACCTCTCAGAGTCCTTGGTGTTGTAGACAGAAATACCTCCCCCCTCTGTTGTGAAGGGAGGAGCCTTCCTGTTTGTGGGATTTAAATAGGGAGCATTCTGTCTTTAGTGGGAtttttctgctgcctgctcttAGATGTAAAGATGTTGAAGTGCTTTCATTTTTGGTTAGAGACTGAAAGGCTTTTCagagccaggttggatggggcttggagcaacctgggctcatgaaggtgtccctgcccatggcaggatgttggaactaaatgagctttttaaggtcccctccaaaccaaacccttctgtgattctaaaacCAGGGTGAGGCAGTTGGAATGCTGAGTTTTGTAGCACTAATGCTCTGCCTCTGACAAAGCTGCTCTGGGGCATCTAGAGAACCACAGGTGTGTGTTTCACAGTAGAAAAAGGAGCCAGACTTCCCAGCCTGCACTAATGCAGAGGGAACTGGGCATTGTGGGCAGCAGAATCATGGAGGCACAGATGTGTCTTGTGCTAAGCTACtggtgaagaaaagcagcatggcCCTAGGTCAGACCATATCTGACAAATTGCTGTTTAGTGGTTGCTCTGCAGTGGTCCCATTTGTACCTCCAACCCCTCTTTGGTGCTGCAGGAAAGATGCTGGCTTGAAGAATGCCCTCCCTGCTGTTGGACTGAAACTCAATGACCTGATCCAGCGCCTGCAGCTCTGCTACCAGCTTACTACAGCCGGCAAATTCGAGGAGGCCGTGGAGAAGTTCCGCTCCATCTTGCTCAGTGTGCCCTTGCTGGTGGTGGACAACAAGCAGGAGATTGCTGAGGTGAGGGGCAGACTCCTCTGTGCAGTGTCTGCATGGCCTTGGGGCAGGAGGCTGGATGTCTGACTCTGTTTCCCTCTCTGGCAGGCCCAGCAGCTCATAGCCATTTGCCGGGAGTATATTGTAGGACTGTCAATGGAGATTGAGCGGAAGAAGCTGCCCAAAGAGACCCTGGAGCAGCAGAAGCGAATCTGTGAGGTACAGAAACTCGGTGACATCCTTCACAGAGGCAGATAATGTGGGGAGTAACCTTTGGGTTTAAAAAGGCAGTGAGAATCCTGTGTTCTGCTGTGTCCCCCTTTAAAGCAGATGTGGCAGGCATTACCTGCTAGGGGTTTCTTGCAGCCAGGGTTGGTGGTGATTGTatccctgttttccttctgtcacCCCAATGCAGATGGCAGCCTACTTCACCCACTCCAACCTGCAGCCTGTCCACATGATCCTGGTGCTGCGTACGGCTCTCAACCTCTTCTTTAAACTCAAGAACTTCAAGACAGCTGCCACTTTTGCTCGtcggctgctggagctgggtcCAAAGCCGGAGGTAGCCCAGCAGGTATGTCTGTGAGGTGCATGGGCAGGAGTATCTGCTGTGGCAGCTGTTTGGACTGGTTCCGAGCTGCCCCTCTGCTCAATGTGGTTGCTTTTGGCAGACTCGTAAGATCCTGTCGGCGTGTGAGAAGAATCCCACTGACACCTACCAGCTCAACTATGACATGCACAACCCTTTTGACATCTGTGCTGCCTCTTACCGACCCATCTACCGTGGCAAACCTGTGGAGAAGTGTCCTCTCAGCGGGGCCTGCTACTGCCCTGAGTTCCATGGGCAGATCTGCCGTGTCACTACGGTAAGGGGGCTTCCATGTTTGTCACCACCTTATTCCAGCCTATGATGTTTCCCTTCAGAatcccctgcagcagctcccttgTGCTCCCTCTAAACTGCCTTGGTGTGGGTGGGTTGTGGGTCGAGTTGAATGTCAGGGGCCTTGGAACAGGTTGGGAATTGTGAAATACTGTGTAACTCAAGTGCTACCTTCAGGGCCTGACATTACAGTCAGTGTGTGCTTTTGAGAGCCATCTTTGGAGCATTAATCATCTCCTTTTTATTCCTCAGGTGACAGAGATTGGCAAAGATGTCATTGGGCTGCGGATCAGCCCGCTCCAGTTCCGCTAGGAACCCATCCCTGGGAGGTGTTGGACCAGAGGGAAACGGTCCCAttccacagcactgcatggaAACCTTCACCTCCCACCATTTCAGCTTTTAGTCTAATCTCTTCCCCATAGAGTGCATGTTACCTGCTCTTCCCCACCCCGGAATGCTGTAGTGAGACTCTGAGCTGCTTCCAGGTAGTTGCAAAATGCACTTCTGTTTCCAGATCCAGCTGATACGAAGTTTCTTAAGGCAGATCTTTTCCAGAGGGAAAAGCCAGCAGCTGCCTCTTACATCCTTAGTGCTGAG is a window of Melopsittacus undulatus isolate bMelUnd1 chromosome 20 unlocalized genomic scaffold, bMelUnd1.mat.Z SUPER_20_unloc_1, whole genome shotgun sequence DNA encoding:
- the COPA gene encoding coatomer subunit alpha, translating into MLTKFETKSARVKGLSFHPKRPWILTSLHNGVIQLWDYRMCTLIDKFDEHDGPVRGIDFHKQQPLFVSGGDDYKIKVWNYKLRRCLFTLLGHLDYIRTTFFHHEYPWILSASDDQTIRVWNWQSRTCVCVLTGHNHYVMCAQFHPSEDLVVSASLDQTVRVWDISGLRKKNLSPGAVESDVRGITGVDLFGTTDAVVKHVLEGHDRGVNWAAFHPTMPLIVSGADDRQVKIWRMNESKAWEVDTCRGHYNNVSCAVFHPRQELILSNSEDKSIRVWDMSKRTGVQTFRRDHDRFWVLAAHPNLNLFAAGHDGGMIVFKLERERPAYAVHGNMLYYVKDRFLRQLDFNSSKDVAVMQLRSGSKFPVFNMSYNPAENAVLLCTRASNLENSTYDLYTIPKDADSQNPDAPEGKRSSGLTAVWVARNRFAVLDRMHSILIKNLKNEITKKVQVPNCDEIFYAGTGNLLLRDADSITLFDVQQKRTLASVKISKVKYVIWSADMSHVALLAKHAIMICNRKLESLCNIHENIRVKSGAWDESGVFIYTTSNHIKYAVTTGDHGIIRTLDLPIYVTRVKGNNVYCLDRECRPRVLTIDPTEFKFKLALINRKYDEVLHMVRNAKLVGQSIIAYLQKKGYPEVALHFVKDEKTRFSLALECGNIEIALEAAKALDDKNCWEKLGEVALLQGNHQIVEMCYQRTKNFDRLSFLYLITGNLEKLRKMMKIAEIRKDMSGHYQNALYLGDVAERVRILKNCGQKSLAYLTAATHGLDEEAESLKETFDPEKETIPDIDRNAKLLQPPAPVMPLDTNWPLLTVSKGFFEGTIASKGKGGALAADIDIDTVGTEGWGEDAELQLDEDGFVDAGENFGEEGLGKGQEEGGGWEVEEDLDLPPELDVPAGPAGSAEDGFFVPPTKGTSPAQVWCNNSQLPVDHILAGSFETAMRLLHDQVGVTNFGPYKQLFLQTYARGRTTYQALPCLPAMYGYPHRNWKDAGLKNALPAVGLKLNDLIQRLQLCYQLTTAGKFEEAVEKFRSILLSVPLLVVDNKQEIAEAQQLIAICREYIVGLSMEIERKKLPKETLEQQKRICEMAAYFTHSNLQPVHMILVLRTALNLFFKLKNFKTAATFARRLLELGPKPEVAQQTRKILSACEKNPTDTYQLNYDMHNPFDICAASYRPIYRGKPVEKCPLSGACYCPEFHGQICRVTTVTEIGKDVIGLRISPLQFR